From Maritimibacter sp. DP1N21-5, a single genomic window includes:
- a CDS encoding MaoC family dehydratase N-terminal domain-containing protein produces MKDVILSDGMAPSRAQALAVTLGLGRGVERGDALPPFFHQIYFWDPVAAEALGRDGHPRVGQGLIPDLGLPRRMWAGGRLEFHGPLVAGETAEKRSRVEKTERKQGRSGPLAFVTLRHDITQNGKLRVQEYQDLVYREVPDLNTPAPLSREAPADKHAEDVDFTTTLLFRYSALTFNGHRIHYDADYAREVEGYAGLVTHGPLLAQLLMLKAERELGLLVEFKFRAVSPAVVQETLTFCRAGRKLWVRAPDGRLVMEAEAQ; encoded by the coding sequence ATGAAGGACGTCATCCTCTCCGACGGGATGGCCCCGTCGCGGGCACAGGCGCTTGCGGTGACGCTGGGGCTCGGTCGCGGAGTCGAGCGCGGCGACGCCCTGCCGCCGTTCTTTCATCAGATCTACTTCTGGGACCCGGTCGCCGCCGAGGCGCTTGGTCGGGACGGTCATCCCCGTGTCGGTCAGGGTCTTATCCCCGATCTGGGCCTGCCGCGCCGCATGTGGGCTGGCGGGCGGCTGGAGTTTCACGGTCCGCTTGTCGCCGGAGAGACCGCAGAGAAACGCTCGAGGGTCGAGAAGACCGAGCGCAAACAGGGCCGCAGCGGTCCCCTGGCCTTTGTCACGCTGCGCCATGACATCACGCAGAACGGCAAGCTTCGAGTTCAGGAATATCAGGATCTCGTCTACCGAGAGGTCCCCGACCTGAACACACCCGCGCCTCTCTCGCGGGAGGCCCCGGCTGACAAGCATGCCGAAGACGTGGACTTCACGACAACGCTGCTCTTTCGCTATTCCGCGCTCACCTTCAATGGTCACCGCATCCATTACGACGCCGACTATGCGCGCGAGGTCGAGGGCTATGCCGGGCTGGTGACGCATGGCCCGCTCTTGGCGCAACTCCTGATGCTGAAAGCCGAACGCGAGCTAGGGCTGCTCGTCGAGTTCAAGTTTCGCGCCGTCTCGCCTGCGGTGGTGCAGGAGACGCTGACCTTTTGCCGGGCCGGAAGGAAGCTCTGGGTCCGGGCACCGGACGGACGGCTGGTGATGGAGGCTGAGGCTCAGTAA
- a CDS encoding PepSY domain-containing protein encodes MTTMDANPAGTTRQATSFYFTAWRWHFWAGLYVIPFLVMLALTGLCMFWVSAITEINGERGYVTPGETPVPLSQLTAAAESAVPGGQAGQYIAPMGPDRVAVFRINAGEASQTVVINPYTAEVIETFPWDAGLYNLANNIHGTLLIGDTGDRLIEVAASLAVLLVLSGLYLHWPRKSRGTSLRSMLVPDVTARRRALWKSLHGVLGTWMSVVMLVFLVSGLSWTGIWGGKMVQAWNTFPAEKWGAPLSDATHAEMNHGPADEVPWTLEQTPMPQSGSLAGQSAVAMPVTVDGVAAFAGTLGFPGRFQISFPADETGVWTISHDSMSNDGHNPAADRTLHIDRYSGNVLADVPYADYSPYAKMMAWGIAFHEGDLGLWNLALNTLFCLSMIFIPVSGLVMWWKRRPKAARRVAAPPKVEGRLWVPGVVVLGLTALAFPLAAVALVAVGALDFLVLRNIPRVKRALS; translated from the coding sequence ATGACGACGATGGACGCAAATCCTGCGGGCACGACCCGTCAGGCCACTTCATTCTATTTCACCGCATGGCGCTGGCACTTCTGGGCCGGGCTCTATGTCATTCCCTTTCTCGTGATGCTGGCCCTGACCGGGCTCTGCATGTTCTGGGTCAGCGCGATCACCGAAATCAATGGCGAGCGTGGCTATGTGACGCCCGGCGAAACGCCCGTGCCGCTGTCGCAACTGACCGCCGCCGCCGAAAGCGCCGTGCCGGGGGGGCAGGCCGGGCAATACATCGCGCCGATGGGTCCGGACCGGGTGGCGGTGTTCCGCATCAATGCCGGCGAGGCGTCGCAAACCGTGGTCATCAACCCCTATACCGCCGAGGTGATCGAGACCTTTCCTTGGGACGCAGGGCTCTACAACCTCGCCAACAACATCCACGGCACGCTTCTGATCGGCGATACCGGCGACCGGCTGATCGAGGTCGCCGCCTCGCTCGCGGTCCTGCTTGTGCTGTCGGGGCTCTATCTGCATTGGCCGCGCAAGTCGCGTGGCACCAGCCTACGGTCCATGCTCGTTCCCGATGTCACCGCCCGCCGCCGCGCCCTGTGGAAGTCGCTGCACGGGGTCTTGGGGACGTGGATGTCGGTCGTAATGCTGGTGTTCCTCGTTTCGGGCCTGAGCTGGACCGGGATCTGGGGCGGCAAGATGGTGCAGGCCTGGAACACCTTTCCGGCCGAAAAATGGGGCGCGCCCCTGTCCGATGCCACCCATGCCGAGATGAACCACGGTCCCGCCGACGAAGTGCCATGGACGCTCGAACAGACGCCGATGCCGCAAAGCGGATCGCTCGCAGGGCAAAGCGCGGTGGCCATGCCGGTCACGGTCGACGGGGTGGCCGCCTTTGCCGGCACGCTGGGCTTTCCGGGGCGCTTCCAGATCAGCTTTCCGGCGGATGAAACGGGCGTCTGGACGATCAGCCACGACAGCATGTCCAACGATGGTCACAACCCCGCCGCCGACCGCACGCTGCACATCGACCGCTATTCGGGTAACGTGCTGGCCGACGTGCCCTATGCCGACTATTCGCCCTATGCCAAGATGATGGCATGGGGCATCGCCTTTCACGAAGGCGATCTGGGGCTCTGGAACCTCGCTCTCAACACGCTGTTCTGCCTGTCGATGATCTTCATCCCGGTGTCGGGTCTGGTCATGTGGTGGAAACGCCGTCCCAAGGCTGCGCGCCGTGTGGCGGCCCCGCCCAAGGTCGAGGGTCGGCTCTGGGTGCCGGGGGTCGTCGTTCTCGGGCTAACAGCGCTTGCCTTTCCGCTGGCGGCGGTCGCCCTCGTGGCGGTCGGCGCACTGGATTTTCTGGTGCTGCGCAATATCCCGCGCGTAAAGCGCGCCCTATCCTGA
- the xylB gene encoding xylulokinase yields MYLGLDLGTSGLRAILTDGEGAVLGVAEAHYPNPHPHRGWSEQDPADWISACETCVAELRAAHGAAFAALRGIGLSGQMHGATLIDAQDRVLRPAILWNDTRSAAEAAAFDADPMLREVSANIVFPGFTAPKLAWVAKHEPEVFAQVAKVLLPKDYLRLWLTGEYVSDMSDAAGTTWLDVGKRDWSQAALDATGMRRDQMPELVEGSAPGGMLRTALASDWGVQGSVVVAGGGGDNAAAACGAGCFAEGMGFVSLGTSGVLLAARDSFAPAPESAVHTFCHAVPDRWYQMGVILSATDSLNWLARAVNSEPGKLAQALPDRASGPGDLLFLPYLSGERTPHNSAKLRGAFVGLDVAQGSEALTQAVMEGVAYALRDSWEALKSTGATLDSVLAVGGGARSRLWLETIASTLNLPLSLPASGEFGAALGAARLAICADTRADPADVMTAPEVAEVIEPDRDHVAAYEAGYQRYAALYPALAADAERAA; encoded by the coding sequence ATGTATCTGGGTCTCGATCTGGGAACCTCGGGGTTGCGCGCGATCTTGACGGATGGAGAGGGCGCCGTCCTCGGCGTGGCCGAGGCGCATTATCCGAATCCCCATCCCCATCGCGGCTGGTCCGAACAGGACCCGGCCGATTGGATCAGCGCCTGCGAGACCTGCGTGGCTGAACTGCGTGCGGCACACGGGGCCGCCTTTGCGGCTCTGCGCGGAATCGGTCTTTCGGGGCAGATGCACGGGGCGACGCTCATCGATGCCCAAGACCGCGTGCTGCGCCCCGCGATCCTGTGGAACGACACCCGCTCGGCGGCGGAGGCAGCGGCCTTCGACGCCGATCCGATGCTGCGCGAGGTGTCGGCAAACATCGTTTTCCCCGGCTTCACCGCGCCCAAGCTCGCTTGGGTGGCAAAACACGAGCCGGAGGTCTTCGCGCAGGTCGCCAAGGTGCTCTTGCCCAAGGATTACCTGCGGCTCTGGCTCACCGGCGAATACGTCTCGGACATGTCCGACGCCGCCGGGACCACCTGGCTCGACGTGGGCAAGCGGGATTGGTCGCAGGCGGCGCTCGACGCCACGGGAATGCGGCGCGACCAGATGCCGGAGCTTGTGGAAGGCTCGGCACCGGGCGGGATGCTGCGGACGGCGCTCGCGTCCGACTGGGGCGTGCAAGGCTCGGTCGTCGTGGCCGGCGGCGGCGGCGACAATGCCGCGGCGGCCTGTGGCGCGGGGTGCTTTGCCGAAGGCATGGGCTTCGTGTCTCTTGGTACGTCCGGAGTGCTCCTCGCGGCACGGGACAGTTTCGCGCCGGCCCCGGAAAGCGCGGTGCATACCTTCTGTCACGCCGTGCCGGATCGCTGGTATCAGATGGGCGTGATCCTCTCGGCCACCGACAGCCTGAACTGGCTCGCGCGCGCGGTGAATTCGGAGCCGGGCAAGCTGGCCCAAGCGCTCCCGGATCGTGCCAGCGGCCCCGGCGACCTCCTCTTCCTGCCCTATCTCTCGGGCGAGCGGACACCGCATAACTCGGCCAAGCTGCGCGGGGCCTTTGTGGGTCTCGACGTGGCGCAAGGCTCCGAGGCGTTGACACAGGCGGTCATGGAAGGCGTGGCCTACGCTCTGCGCGACAGCTGGGAAGCACTGAAGTCTACCGGGGCGACGCTCGACAGCGTGCTCGCCGTCGGCGGCGGGGCGCGGTCGCGTTTGTGGCTCGAAACCATTGCCTCGACGCTGAACCTGCCCCTGTCGCTGCCAGCGAGCGGCGAGTTTGGTGCGGCGCTGGGCGCGGCGCGGCTGGCGATATGCGCAGACACCAGGGCAGATCCGGCAGATGTCATGACCGCGCCCGAGGTGGCCGAGGTGATCGAACCGGACAGGGACCATGTGGCCGCCTACGAGGCCGGATATCAACGGTATGCGGCGCTTTATCCGGCGCTCGCGGCGGATGCGGAGCGCGCGGCATGA
- a CDS encoding cytochrome-c peroxidase — protein sequence MTRAWIGVLFLPVAASAAEDTPFRPDLGPEPVFATTEMARVELGHLLFYDPILSGNRNIACSTCHHPTLGTADGVSLSIGEGGHMMGPERHMTADNRPEQRIPRNAPGLWNLGAEEFTVMFHDGRLEADSNEPNGIRTPLGAEMVEGFDSILSAQSMFPVLSGDEMAGHYSENEVSEAVRLGFLASEGGAWDRLAARVAAITEYAEAFDAIAPGQPITFPEISNVVADFIRFEWRATDSLFDRMMRGETTLPPEAQRGMELFYGEAGCASCHSGWLQTDHDFHAIGMPQFGPGKAARFENHKRDEGRMRVTGDPADAYAFRTPSLRNVTLTAPYGHNGAYPTLEGVIRQHLDPTAALRAYVLETAALPAFDGANDTFVIANPDEVELIAAANDLPVHPLPDEDVAALVAFLETLTDKAERLGVPDSVPSGLPVDR from the coding sequence ATGACACGGGCCTGGATCGGCGTACTTTTCCTTCCGGTAGCGGCAAGCGCGGCGGAGGACACGCCGTTCCGCCCGGACCTTGGCCCCGAGCCGGTCTTTGCGACAACCGAGATGGCCCGGGTCGAGCTGGGGCACCTCCTGTTCTACGACCCGATCCTGTCGGGCAACCGCAACATCGCCTGCTCCACCTGTCACCACCCGACCCTCGGCACCGCCGACGGTGTGTCGCTTTCCATCGGCGAGGGCGGGCACATGATGGGGCCGGAACGACACATGACCGCCGACAACCGCCCCGAGCAGCGCATTCCGCGCAATGCGCCGGGGCTGTGGAACCTTGGCGCCGAAGAGTTCACCGTGATGTTCCATGACGGGCGGCTCGAAGCCGATTCGAACGAGCCCAACGGCATTCGCACGCCGCTGGGCGCCGAGATGGTCGAGGGGTTCGACAGCATCCTGTCGGCCCAGTCCATGTTCCCCGTGCTCTCGGGTGACGAGATGGCCGGACATTACTCCGAGAACGAGGTGAGCGAGGCCGTGCGCCTTGGCTTCCTCGCATCTGAGGGCGGGGCCTGGGACCGACTGGCCGCACGGGTGGCGGCAATCACTGAATATGCCGAAGCCTTCGACGCCATCGCGCCGGGTCAGCCGATCACCTTTCCCGAGATTTCCAATGTCGTGGCGGATTTCATCCGGTTCGAATGGCGCGCGACCGACTCGCTCTTCGACCGGATGATGCGGGGAGAGACCACACTGCCGCCCGAGGCGCAGCGAGGCATGGAGCTTTTCTATGGCGAGGCGGGCTGCGCCTCCTGCCATTCAGGCTGGCTTCAGACCGACCACGACTTCCACGCCATCGGCATGCCGCAGTTCGGGCCGGGCAAGGCGGCGCGCTTCGAGAACCACAAACGCGACGAAGGCCGGATGCGGGTGACGGGCGATCCGGCGGATGCCTATGCCTTCCGCACGCCCTCACTTCGGAACGTGACTCTGACCGCGCCCTACGGGCACAACGGGGCTTATCCCACGCTCGAAGGTGTGATTCGCCAACACCTTGATCCGACGGCGGCGCTGAGGGCCTATGTGCTGGAAACAGCTGCCCTCCCGGCCTTCGACGGTGCCAACGATACATTCGTCATCGCGAACCCGGACGAGGTCGAGCTAATCGCCGCGGCGAACGACCTGCCGGTGCATCCGCTCCCGGACGAGGACGTGGCTGCGCTTGTCGCTTTCCTCGAAACCCTCACCGACAAGGCCGAGCGTCTGGGTGTGCCCGACAGTGTGCCGTCGGGACTGCCGGTAGATCGCTAG
- the argH gene encoding argininosuccinate lyase, which translates to MTNDTKNSANTMWGGRFAAGPDAIMEAINASIGFDKRMARQDITGSRAHAAMLAAQGIISDKDAEAIREGLLTVLSEIETGTFQYSTALEDIHMNVEARLKEIIGEPAGRLHTARSRNDQVATDFRLWVRDQVDAAIEGLDALIRAFLDQAEAGADWVMPGFTHLQTAQPVTWGHHMMAYVEMFARDKSRFQDARVRMNESPLGAAALAGTGFPTDRHMTAQALGFDRPMANSLDAVSDRDHALEFLSNATICALHLSRFAEELVIWSSAQFRFVTLSDRFSTGSSIMPQKKNPDAAELIRAKIGRIMGSMVALFTIMKGLPLAYSKDMQEDKEQVFDAADNLMLSLAAMTGMVTDLTANKDSLAAAASSGFSTATDLADWLVRELGLPFRDAHHVTGSLVAMAEKQGCDLPDLSLADMQSVHADITGGVYDVLTVDASVASRMSYGGTSPVRVREQIAAWRERLG; encoded by the coding sequence ATGACAAACGACACCAAAAATTCGGCGAATACCATGTGGGGCGGGCGCTTTGCCGCGGGTCCCGATGCGATCATGGAGGCAATCAATGCCTCCATCGGGTTCGACAAGCGCATGGCCCGGCAGGACATCACCGGCTCGCGCGCCCATGCGGCGATGCTCGCGGCACAGGGCATCATCTCTGATAAGGATGCGGAAGCGATCCGGGAAGGGCTTCTCACGGTTCTGTCAGAGATCGAGACCGGGACGTTTCAGTATTCCACCGCGCTCGAAGACATCCACATGAACGTGGAGGCGCGGTTGAAGGAGATCATCGGCGAACCTGCGGGCCGTCTGCACACCGCGCGGTCGCGCAACGATCAGGTCGCGACCGACTTCCGTCTCTGGGTCCGCGATCAGGTGGACGCGGCGATCGAAGGGCTCGACGCGCTCATCCGGGCCTTCCTTGATCAGGCCGAGGCGGGCGCGGATTGGGTCATGCCTGGGTTCACGCACCTCCAGACCGCGCAGCCGGTCACTTGGGGCCATCACATGATGGCCTATGTCGAGATGTTCGCGCGCGACAAGTCGCGGTTTCAGGACGCGCGAGTGCGAATGAACGAGTCGCCCCTTGGCGCTGCCGCGCTCGCGGGCACCGGGTTCCCGACCGACCGCCACATGACAGCGCAGGCGCTGGGGTTCGACCGGCCCATGGCCAATAGCCTCGACGCGGTGTCGGACCGCGACCATGCGCTGGAATTTCTCTCGAACGCCACGATCTGCGCGCTGCACCTCAGCCGCTTTGCCGAAGAGCTGGTGATCTGGTCCTCGGCCCAGTTCCGCTTCGTCACCCTGTCGGACCGCTTCTCGACGGGTTCGTCGATCATGCCGCAGAAGAAGAACCCCGATGCGGCCGAGCTGATCCGCGCCAAGATCGGGCGGATCATGGGGTCGATGGTGGCGCTGTTCACGATCATGAAGGGCCTGCCGCTCGCCTATTCCAAGGACATGCAGGAAGACAAGGAACAGGTCTTTGACGCCGCCGACAACCTGATGCTGTCGCTGGCCGCCATGACCGGGATGGTCACCGACCTGACCGCGAACAAAGATTCGCTCGCCGCCGCCGCCTCGTCGGGCTTTTCCACCGCCACCGACCTTGCCGACTGGCTCGTGCGCGAGCTGGGCCTGCCGTTCCGGGACGCCCATCACGTCACCGGCTCGCTGGTCGCCATGGCCGAGAAACAGGGCTGCGACCTGCCCGACCTGTCGCTCGCCGATATGCAATCCGTCCATGCGGACATCACCGGGGGCGTCTATGACGTGCTGACCGTCGATGCCTCGGTCGCGTCGCGGATGAGCTATGGCGGCACCTCCCCCGTGCGGGTGCGCGAACAGATCGCCGCGTGGCGAGAACGGCTGGGCTAG
- a CDS encoding TlpA disulfide reductase family protein — protein sequence MARTWENWMIYRTALYAALLMGANVVFADTASMEALREGSMTKLMFHSEPKAASGATFTDEAGAERSLADYRGKVVVLNFWATWCAPCRHEMPMLDALQAEFGGEDFAVVTVATGRNKPMAVQKFFDEVGVTNLPKLYDAKKVLASQMGVMGLPVTVILDREGNEVARMMGDADWSSESARAIVAAMIGAEGAGG from the coding sequence ATGGCACGGACCTGGGAGAACTGGATGATCTATCGCACGGCTCTATACGCGGCCCTCCTCATGGGTGCAAACGTGGTCTTCGCGGATACGGCGTCGATGGAGGCGCTGCGCGAGGGGAGCATGACGAAGCTCATGTTCCATTCGGAGCCGAAGGCGGCGAGCGGGGCGACCTTCACGGACGAGGCGGGGGCCGAACGGTCGCTCGCCGACTACCGGGGCAAGGTGGTGGTGCTGAACTTCTGGGCCACCTGGTGCGCGCCCTGCCGCCACGAAATGCCCATGCTCGACGCCTTGCAGGCTGAATTCGGCGGCGAGGATTTCGCGGTGGTGACGGTGGCCACAGGGCGGAACAAGCCGATGGCGGTTCAGAAGTTCTTCGACGAGGTCGGCGTGACGAACCTGCCGAAACTCTACGACGCGAAGAAGGTGCTCGCCTCACAGATGGGCGTCATGGGCCTCCCCGTGACGGTGATCCTCGACCGGGAGGGGAACGAGGTCGCGCGGATGATGGGCGACGCGGATTGGTCGTCTGAGAGCGCCCGCGCAATCGTCGCGGCGATGATCGGCGCAGAGGGGGCGGGCGGCTAG
- a CDS encoding sterol desaturase family protein, whose product MDLSTLSYPDIVSLAVPFFVAAVLIEIAWIVIAKRGGRYEARDAMTSLAMGVGNVVAGVLLGFVTYGFLMWLWELTPLDLGTSLWVVALCFVLDDLRYYWVHRFGHRVRWVWASHVNHHSSQHYNLTTALRQTWTGTFTGMMILSAPLVLLGFHPAMILFVGGLNLIYQFWIHTEAIDKLPRSFEAVMNTPSHHRVHHGRNARYLDANYAGVFIVWDKLFGTFVPEQADERPDYGLVHNIGTFNPIRVAFHEWVAIWRDVTRPGLTLRQRAEYAFRPPGWRHDGAGGSERIKADHVARHPEVAGTAGFERY is encoded by the coding sequence ATAGACCTGTCCACGCTGAGTTACCCGGATATCGTCTCGCTCGCCGTGCCCTTCTTCGTCGCGGCTGTCCTGATCGAGATAGCGTGGATCGTGATCGCCAAGCGGGGCGGGCGCTACGAGGCGCGGGATGCCATGACCTCGCTCGCGATGGGTGTCGGCAATGTTGTTGCTGGCGTGCTCTTGGGTTTCGTCACCTACGGGTTTCTCATGTGGCTCTGGGAACTGACACCGCTCGATCTGGGCACGAGCCTCTGGGTCGTTGCCCTGTGCTTCGTGCTGGATGACCTGCGCTATTACTGGGTGCATCGCTTCGGGCATCGTGTGCGCTGGGTCTGGGCGAGCCACGTGAACCATCATTCCAGCCAACACTACAACCTGACAACGGCGCTCCGGCAGACGTGGACCGGCACCTTTACCGGCATGATGATCCTTTCCGCCCCCTTGGTGCTACTGGGTTTCCACCCGGCGATGATCCTTTTCGTGGGCGGCCTCAACCTCATCTACCAGTTCTGGATCCATACCGAGGCGATCGACAAGCTGCCGCGCTCGTTCGAAGCGGTGATGAACACGCCGTCGCATCACCGGGTCCACCATGGGCGCAATGCACGCTATCTGGACGCGAACTATGCCGGGGTCTTCATCGTCTGGGACAAGCTCTTCGGGACCTTCGTGCCCGAGCAGGCCGACGAGAGGCCCGACTATGGGCTCGTCCATAACATCGGCACCTTCAACCCGATCCGGGTGGCGTTTCATGAATGGGTCGCGATCTGGCGCGACGTGACCCGGCCCGGTCTGACCCTTCGGCAACGGGCAGAATATGCCTTTCGGCCACCGGGCTGGCGGCATGACGGCGCGGGCGGGTCCGAGCGGATCAAGGCCGACCATGTGGCGCGCCATCCCGAGGTCGCCGGAACTGCCGGTTTCGAGCGTTACTGA
- a CDS encoding putative quinol monooxygenase: MHGLIGKFIAKEGEGAALAAILSENAGGMMPGCRSYIVAQDATEPDHIWVTEVWDSAEAHRASLGLPSVQDAIARARPIIAGMERLAETAPVGGI, translated from the coding sequence ATGCATGGGCTGATCGGAAAATTCATTGCCAAGGAGGGCGAGGGCGCGGCACTCGCGGCGATCCTGTCTGAAAACGCGGGCGGGATGATGCCCGGGTGCAGGTCCTATATCGTGGCGCAGGACGCCACCGAACCCGATCATATCTGGGTCACGGAAGTCTGGGACAGTGCCGAGGCGCACAGGGCGTCGCTGGGTCTGCCGTCGGTGCAGGACGCCATCGCGCGGGCGCGTCCGATCATCGCGGGGATGGAACGGCTGGCCGAAACCGCGCCCGTGGGCGGGATCTGA
- a CDS encoding NADPH-dependent FMN reductase, whose translation MSEPSLLGIPGALRRASTNRLLLKEAVRHFGPCRYTEADIDFPVFNQDIQDGPGIPEAVLRLHEQIAKADAVVISSPEYNKNIPGVLKNALDWVSRVKGNPWTGKPLALIAASDGRAGGERMMHNLILCVMPFRPALVYGPEVFIANSGTAFGDDGRLLNERSEKNLSALMERLRAEVGR comes from the coding sequence ATGTCCGAGCCAAGCCTTCTCGGTATTCCCGGCGCACTGCGGCGTGCATCGACCAACCGGTTGCTCCTCAAAGAGGCCGTTCGCCACTTCGGCCCCTGCCGCTATACCGAGGCCGATATCGACTTTCCGGTGTTCAATCAGGACATTCAGGATGGTCCCGGCATACCCGAGGCGGTCCTGCGCCTGCACGAACAGATTGCAAAGGCCGATGCCGTCGTGATCTCGTCGCCCGAGTACAACAAGAACATCCCCGGCGTGCTGAAGAACGCGCTCGACTGGGTGAGCCGGGTCAAGGGCAACCCCTGGACGGGCAAGCCACTCGCCCTCATCGCCGCCTCCGACGGGCGCGCCGGGGGCGAACGCATGATGCACAACCTGATCCTGTGCGTGATGCCGTTCCGCCCGGCGCTCGTCTATGGTCCCGAGGTTTTCATCGCCAATTCGGGGACCGCTTTCGGAGACGACGGACGGCTCTTGAACGAACGCTCGGAAAAGAACCTGTCCGCCCTGATGGAGCGACTGCGCGCAGAGGTCGGGCGATGA
- a CDS encoding aldose epimerase family protein, protein MAKVDTFGILPDGTPVERVTLTGGGLTARVLTYGAVLQDLRLDGIDHPLVLGAEELLPYLGSMTWFGALVGRFANRIAEGRLVIDGVVHHLDRNEGGVTCIHGGTKGTGQQVWTIDTATEDRLVLVLEEPGGHMGFPGALSIRLEIALAGDGALSFDMTARTDAPTAVSLAHHSYFNLDDGADILGHHLWIDADSFVPTDRHGIPTGLTPVRATPFDFTTERAVAPGGIDHNFCLSDGDRPLHDVARLTGTNGLSLSVATTAPGLQVYDGGHIADLPGLGGRLYGPHAGIALETQVWPDAPNQPGFPKWRLDPGETYRHKVVYHFQTPR, encoded by the coding sequence GTGGCGAAGGTCGACACTTTCGGCATCCTGCCGGACGGCACGCCGGTCGAGAGGGTCACGTTGACCGGCGGCGGGCTGACCGCGCGTGTGCTGACCTATGGCGCCGTGCTGCAGGACCTGCGGCTTGACGGCATAGATCATCCGCTCGTGCTCGGGGCGGAGGAACTCTTGCCTTACCTCGGGTCGATGACGTGGTTCGGGGCGCTCGTCGGGCGCTTCGCCAACCGGATCGCAGAAGGTCGGCTGGTGATCGACGGGGTGGTGCATCACCTCGACCGCAATGAAGGCGGGGTGACCTGCATTCATGGCGGGACAAAAGGCACGGGCCAGCAGGTCTGGACCATAGACACGGCGACCGAGGACCGGCTGGTGCTTGTCCTTGAGGAACCAGGCGGGCACATGGGGTTCCCGGGCGCGCTGTCCATCAGGCTGGAGATTGCGCTGGCCGGCGACGGTGCCCTGTCCTTCGACATGACGGCCAGGACCGATGCGCCGACAGCGGTGAGCCTTGCGCATCACAGCTATTTCAACCTCGACGACGGGGCGGACATTCTGGGCCATCACCTCTGGATCGACGCAGACAGCTTCGTCCCGACGGATCGGCACGGCATCCCGACCGGGCTAACGCCGGTCCGGGCGACACCCTTTGATTTCACCACGGAACGCGCCGTCGCGCCCGGGGGGATCGATCACAATTTTTGTCTGTCCGATGGCGACAGGCCACTGCATGATGTGGCGCGGCTGACCGGCACGAACGGCCTATCCCTGAGCGTCGCAACCACCGCACCGGGGCTGCAGGTCTATGACGGGGGCCATATTGCGGATCTGCCCGGCCTTGGTGGTCGGCTCTACGGTCCCCACGCGGGCATCGCGCTCGAAACGCAGGTCTGGCCGGATGCGCCGAACCAGCCGGGTTTTCCCAAGTGGCGTCTCGACCCCGGCGAGACCTATCGTCACAAAGTGGTCTACCACTTCCAAACCCCTCGTTGA
- a CDS encoding DUF2946 family protein, giving the protein MSRRAAMPLFLTRWIVAFALTISALLPASVMTTRDAAGEWTVVICTGDGPLELAVDPATGAPIGPASDIPGEDGASQKGALCHLNDLRSALVAFDLPGVRLAATLAQAAPEPVALPLPPRAPRFDRPIPRAPPLTA; this is encoded by the coding sequence ATGTCGCGCCGCGCCGCCATGCCCCTGTTTCTGACCCGCTGGATCGTCGCCTTCGCGCTGACGATATCGGCCCTGTTGCCGGCGTCGGTCATGACGACCCGCGATGCTGCTGGGGAATGGACCGTCGTCATCTGCACCGGCGACGGGCCTCTCGAACTGGCCGTCGATCCCGCGACCGGCGCTCCGATTGGCCCGGCGTCGGACATTCCCGGAGAAGACGGCGCGAGCCAGAAGGGGGCGCTCTGTCACCTCAACGACCTGCGCTCCGCGCTCGTCGCCTTCGATCTGCCGGGCGTTCGCCTCGCCGCGACCCTCGCCCAGGCTGCGCCGGAGCCGGTGGCCCTGCCGCTTCCGCCCCGCGCCCCGCGCTTTGACCGCCCGATCCCGAGAGCTCCGCCACTGACCGCCTGA